The DNA region TGGCCTTCCTTTATATCAACCTGGAGGAACTGTGCCTTGGGGAACTTCACCTCCTCCACCTGGTTCAAACCCTACAGGGCTTCCAATGCCAATGTACTGGCAAGGATATTATGGACCTCCAAATGGGCTACCTCATGTGCACCAGCAGTCTTTGCTTCGAACCCCACCTGGGTTGTCTATGCCTCCTTCAATGCAGCAGCCGATGCATTATCCTAACTTTAATGTCAATTTATTGACTGGGCCATTAAACATGCCCGAGGCATCAGCTCCTTCGGTCCCAGCTAGTAGTGGCTCAGTCAGCATGAGCTCTACTTCCTTGACATCATTGGCTTCACCGTCTGGGCCCTTGGCTCCTTTAGGTTCTGAAACATTATCTGCTTCTTTGCCTAACAAGGCTCCTATATCTGCCCTTCCTGCGGCCACTTTAAGTTCCAGCTTGCCACCTTTGACTCCTCCAACAACAATTTCTCCAGCAAATACTACCCCAATACCATTAATATCTGCTAAGCCTGGTGCATTGGGTGGTTCAGCCTTGCCATATCAAAGTGCAATGCAGGCTATCTCCTCTCTTGCGGGGCCATCTGATTCTGTTCAGAAACAGGAAGTGGTGCCAACTCCAGTGCTTCCACTGATAACGCCAGGCCAGCTTTTGCAGTCTGGGGGTTCTGGCGTTCCTGTATGTCAGCCTCCCAGCATTCCCGTATGTCAGCCTTCCAGCATTCCCGTATGTCAGCCTCCCATCATTCCCGTATGTCAGCCTCCCAGCATTCCCGTATGTCAGCCTCCCAGCATTCCCGTATGTCAGCCTTCTAGCATTCCCGCATGTCAGCCTTCCAGCATTCTCGTATCTCAGCCTTCACAAACTGATCACAAAGATGTCGAGGTGGTTCAAGTATCATCATCACCAAAATCTCCGGCACCGCTTGCAAGGGAAGCTCAGCCACCCATATTGCCATTACCGCCTCCTGCAAGGACTGGTTACAAGgtgatatttaatatatatagctgTATTTGCACGACTTAATGCAGCtgctctcttcttcttcttttttctgccttttcctttttcactGAATCTTTCTCTGCATATGTCGGGAGCCTATAACTGGGATAATTAACTCCATTGAAGCAAAAATTTTGGGTCTGGTATCATGGTTTTCGATAAATATTCTACCTTGTTCAAATTTTGACTGTATAGGTATTTCTACAAGGATAAGCCCCAGAGATTCATGTCAATTCAATTATTTGTTAGGTTTGGCGCTTGTATTCAAACTATGCAGGTTTTGGTAAATTTGGCACTTGAAAAGGATGGAACAATACGTATGTCCATAAGAGAATGGTGATGAATCCTGATTGAGATATTGCAGAGGGGTCTAACTTTTGAGCCTCTGCACAGGTGGCTTTATGTGCATAGGCATGGTTAGTCCAATGGAGTTCATCTATCAATTTAATGTATTATGGGTTCACTTGTAGAATCCATGGTCTCTAGGTGGAGATGCTAAGTGCGGAATTGATGTTTCTATATTAGCTACTTCAATCGATTCATTTAACACGTTTCCTCTCTTATAATAGTTGTACATTACATATATGGACAAACATCTTACTTGTTTGTCCCCCCTTTCTTGCCAGCCAAATGGTGCTCCATACTATAATCGTCATGGATACAGAAACTATGGAGGAAGGGGAACTGGGGTAATGTTTTATTACTTGATTTCTTTAGGATTCTGGGTAGTAATTTTACATGACTGATGTCATAATAATTTGGTCAGTTGGCTTGACATGTTTATTAAATGTGAAATGAGCAGGGTTCCCGTTCAGTGACAAGATTTACCgaggattttgattttattgcAATGAATGAGAAATTCAACAAGGATGAAGTTTGGGGAAATCTTGGTAAGAGTACCAAGGTTCATTCAAAGGATAAAGATGGAGATGCAATTGCCAGTGATGAGGATGACTACGGCGATGAAGACGATGGTGAAGTATCAAAGAATGCAGCCAAGGTAAGAATCATACATCGTATAACATTCCCTTGGCTCTGTAAATGGATCCTAAAACTCCTGGAAGAAAACGGTGAAGTGCTTCTTGGGTTTTATACTTTTATGGCAGAAAGAATACAGTATTTACCAACCTGAATAATGAATAAAAGTACTTTTGCTATCTGTTTGGGTCTTAGACTAATATGAATCTAAAAGAAAGAGAGTCTTCATGATATATTAGGACAACTTGTAAGCTTTATTTGCGAGTTTCTGCTTCTcgaaattgaaatatataatcaaCTTGTAAGATAATGGTCATTGCTAAATTATCTTTTAGAAGTTTTCATCTCTGGAAAAGGTTTTGTTGTTCATTGATTTGACAAGTTCATGTCAAATTGGTCTCAATTATGCTTTGTCATCAACAGCCTGTTTACAACAAGGATGATTTCTTTGACTCGCTCTCCTGCGACGCACTTGATCACAATTCCCGCAATGGGAGGACTAGATTCTCTGAGCAACTGAAGATAGACACCGAGGTGACTTTGCCTTTTCCTCTCTGTTTTCGCACCGGCTATGGTGAGCACTTTCTGTAGTTCACAGTGTCTACTTCCTTCAATTGCCCTGCAGACGTTTGGTGATTTTCCAAGGCATCGGGGGGGCCGAGGTGGCCGTGGGCCTGGTCGTGGCGGCTGGTCCCGTGGCGGATATTACGGAGGAAGAGGGTATCGCAATAACTATTATGCTGGGAGGGGCCGGGGTAGGGGTGTTTACAGCCGTGCCCCATAGAGACTTTCAATCTCAAACACAGCTGTAGGGTAAATGCTTGTCGTGTTTACTGTTTCATGGGCTTGCTTACTGGCTTACTAGGAGAATAAACTTATAGCCTTTGGGTCAATTAACTACCAAGAAAAACTTAGTTTTTTAGATTGGTTTTCTCCCATGATTAGGATTTTTCCATTGATAGGGCCTGTGTTTGTCTACATAAGAGGTGCTGCTTGTTTATGTATCGGTATTGGTAGTGTTCTGTACAATCAGCAAGGGGAAGATACAATTCTGGTCATGGAGGAGCCtttagatttcttttctgtcGAATTAATAATGTTGGATTTACAATGCTGTACAATGCTGTTGATCTCTACTGCAATCTCCACTTTTCTTGTATGATCTGATGCGAGTTTGATCAGACTTAGGGATGCTCGGTTGATGCGAGTTCGATCAGACTTCGGGGTGTGGCAAATCGTGCCTGGCCAGCCTTAACGGGCTGGGTCGGCCTAGCATGAAAACTTTACTGGGCTGGCCCGGCACATTAATATTATTGGGCAGCCTGGCACGGCACGATTAGCTTATCACCTGAACGCTGAAcgcatcaaaaaaaaaaaaaaaagaagtcttCCTTTTATTATCAAAACTCCAAATAACAGCAGATCGGTATCTCCCTTTCAAGTTTCACAAAATTACATATACCAACAATCTTCAAGTCCATTCCAAATCCAAAAATCACCTGAGCAGTTAGGATGAGCAGAGCCAGAGGATAGCGGGAGTGGGGGCTGGGTGAAGCGGCTCTGCAGCTGAAGCCGGGAGATAAGGAGCAGACAGCAGAGCTGGTACGGCAGGAGCTACGGCAGATGCATGTAGCCCGGCTCTTTTTTGTGCCGAGCCTGCAACGGCCCGATAAGACTCGGCCCAAGCACGGTCTTATCGTGCAGGGCCCGGGTCAGGCTGAAAATTGCCACCCCTGGTTTCAGTGTGGTGCGGCTTTTTGCTTAAATCGTAATCAAGCCATAATTttggtttttgaaaattaaaaatcgtATTCATATgcaaatcataatttttaaaatagaattaaaCCATAAAATTCGGTTTTTTGGGTTGGGTTGACTGTCTCTTGGGTCATACCCTACTCTCAATACATTATGAGCAATTTGTATTAGATTATATCTAGACTCATTTATTTACTGAAAAAGTCACAAAATATGCATCCAAACAACAAAAAACCAATAGCAAGCTAATGCCAAATTTAACCTTCATTTGCCTAGAAAGTTCATAATTGAGAGAAGTAGTAAAGTAAATCAAGTTCATAATGCATGAAGTAGCAAAATGAATCATCCATAACTCAATACGCACATAAAAAAGTTATTTCAAGATAGGGGGTTGTAAGGCCAATGGGATAATTGTGGGTTGATTGAAGCGATTCGGTACTTGTTTCCCTTAAACGATTTATCAAGTTCGAGTTTTTGAATGGTAGAAAAGTCCACGCTATGATAGTCTTACCCCTTAACAGTTTTGAATATATAACCTCGTGTGACATTACATAGAGTAAATGTATCGTGTAGAATTTGGccaaaaaacatatatatatatatatgatattaaattactttgatttaattaaaattatcaattacattgaaaatatagaaaaaaattatctccATATAG from Punica granatum isolate Tunisia-2019 chromosome 3, ASM765513v2, whole genome shotgun sequence includes:
- the LOC116200133 gene encoding protein decapping 5-like; translation: MAAEGSSSKSSSTADSYIGSLISLTSKSEIRYEGILYNINTEESSIGLRNVRSFGTEGRKKDGPQVLPSDKVYEYILFRGSDIKDLQVKSSPPPAQTAAPINNDPAIIQSHYPRPASASTSLLSSNNSPVTDIGSHAPQMGLPSSNFQGGLPLYQPGGTVPWGTSPPPPGSNPTGLPMPMYWQGYYGPPNGLPHVHQQSLLRTPPGLSMPPSMQQPMHYPNFNVNLLTGPLNMPEASAPSVPASSGSVSMSSTSLTSLASPSGPLAPLGSETLSASLPNKAPISALPAATLSSSLPPLTPPTTISPANTTPIPLISAKPGALGGSALPYQSAMQAISSLAGPSDSVQKQEVVPTPVLPLITPGQLLQSGGSGVPVCQPPSIPVCQPSSIPVCQPPIIPVCQPPSIPVCQPPSIPVCQPSSIPACQPSSILVSQPSQTDHKDVEVVQVSSSPKSPAPLAREAQPPILPLPPPARTGYKPNGAPYYNRHGYRNYGGRGTGGSRSVTRFTEDFDFIAMNEKFNKDEVWGNLGKSTKVHSKDKDGDAIASDEDDYGDEDDGEVSKNAAKPVYNKDDFFDSLSCDALDHNSRNGRTRFSEQLKIDTETFGDFPRHRGGRGGRGPGRGGWSRGGYYGGRGYRNNYYAGRGRGRGVYSRAP